In one window of Trichoderma breve strain T069 chromosome 7 map unlocalized scaffold00008, whole genome shotgun sequence DNA:
- a CDS encoding phosphomethylpyrimidine kinase domain-containing protein produces the protein MINGKVLIIAGSDPSGGAGLEADQKVLAAHGCYAMASTTALTIQNTKGVTGVHVIPSDFVGKQIEACLEDVGADVIKTGMLASAETIEVIAKLVTKYKIPALVVDPVMVSTSGAQLLPHEAIAQLSQHLLPHTTLLTPNIPEATLLLTQNGHEVGEIQSVADVEVMGRKIQELGPKWVLVKGGHMPFRRDFSVAKTKEEREIIVDVLIGPGGSVFRVESPYQESTSTHGTGCSLASAISARLAQGADVPTAVRGACRYIEAGIKTAPQIGGGNGPLDHFHSTYTLPFSPGYFVEYLLEHPAVRDVWKEFVYHPFVMALGNGTLPLESFKGYIIQDYLYLVHFSRANALAAYKAKSIGDISRSNEIVTHILHEMKLHINYCNSFGISEPEIQATEELQACTAYTRYVLDVGQSEDWLALQMALAPCLLGYGAVAKMLHTHAATVREGNTYWAWIENYNADDYVEAVRLGSELIEKNIRLQSPSRIEELVKIFVHATKMEIGFWEMFPYK, from the exons CCGGGGGAGC TGGCTTGGAGGCAGATCAAAAAGTCCTCGCTGCGCATGGTTGCTACGCAATGGCATCGACCACGGCGCTAACCATCCAAAACACAAAAGGCGTCACAGGAGTCCATGTCATTCCATCAGACTTCGTTGGAAAACAGATCGAAGCCTGTCTCGAGGATGTAGGCGCTGACGTCATCAAAACGG GAATGCTCGCATCTGCGGAAACAATCGAGGTCATTGCCAAACTAGTCACCAAGTACAAAATCCCAGCTCTAGTTGTGGACCCA GTCATGGTCTCAACATCAGGAGCCCAGCTCCTCCCccatgaagccatcgcccAGCTAtcccagcatcttctccctcacACCACCCTCCTCACCCCCAACATCCCAGAAGCAACTCTCCTCTTGACGCAGAATGGCCATGAAGTCGGCGAGATACAGTCCGTCGCCGACGTCGAAGTCATGGGACGCAAGATCCAAGAGCTAGGACCGAAATGGGTCCTCGTCAAGGGCGGCCATATGCCATTTCGACGAGACTTTTCAgtagcaaagacaaaagaagagcgagagaTCATTGTCGATGTCTTGATTGGGCCAGGAGGCAGCGTATTCCGCGTGGAGAGCCCGTATCAAGAGAGCACGAGCACTCATGGAACGGGCTGCTCGCTAGCTT CTGCTATTTCAGCCCGTCTTGCTCAAGGCGCCGATGTCCCCACGGCTGTCCGCGGAGCTTGTCGATACATCGAAGCAGGCATCAAGACGGCACCCCAGATTGGAGGCGGAAACGGACCGCTTGATCACTTTCACTCGACATACACACTTCCTTTCTCTCC AGGATACTTTGTCGAATATCTGCTCGAGCATCCGGCTGTTCGCGACGTGTGGAAGGAGTTTGTCTATCATCCCTTTGTCATGGCCCTAGGCAACGGCACACTGCCGCTTGAGTCGTTCAAAGGCTACATCATCCAAGATTACCTCTATCTA GTTCACTTTTCTCGAGCAAACGCCCTAGCAGCATACAAAGCAAAGAGCATCGGCGACATCTCAAGG TCCAACGAAATCGTCACCCACATCCTCCACGAAATGAAACTACACATCAACTACTGCAACTCCTTCGGCATCTCCGAGCCCGAAATCCAAGCCACCGAAGAACTCCAAG CTTGCACCGCATACACCCGCTACGTCCTCGACGTCGGCCAAAGCGAAGACTGGCTCGCCCTCCAAATGGCCCTCGCGCCATGCCTCCTCGGCTACGGCGCCGTTGCAAAGATGCTGCACACCCACGCTGCGACTGTTCGCGAAGGGAACACTTACTGGGCGTGGATCGAAAACTACAATGCCGATGACTATGTCGAGGCGGTGAGACTAGGGAGCG AACTCATCGAGAAGAACATCCGGTTACAGTCGCCGAGCCGGATAGAAGAGCTCGTTAAGATCTTTGTGCATGCGACAAAG atggagattggcttTTGGGAAATGTTTCCATACAAATAG
- a CDS encoding pyridine nucleotide-disulfide oxidoreductase domain-containing protein: protein MASQQSMRALARAGPIGPNGVASRAFSTATKAMMMRSAARPSVAMKLANSGRIAFRRAYADEAPKPKPGKLRKTFRWAWRLTYLSAIGLVGFTAYNIYDDRHPDEQYEPDPNKKTLVILGTGWGSVALLKKLDTENYNVVVVSPRNYFLFTPLLPSCTTGTIEHRSIMEPVRAILRGKKAAAKFYEAEATSIDPDRKVVRIADNSEIKGATSETEIPYDMLVVGVGAENATFGIPGVREHSCFLKEIGDAQQIRKKIMDCVETAAFKGQTPEEIDRLMHMVVVGGGPTGVEFAGELQDFFEEDIKKLVPDISPRFKVTLIEALPNVLPMFSKTLIDYTENTLREEKIDIKTKTMVKRVTDKAVEAEVSRPDGTKERVEIPYGLLVWATGNAVRPIIKDLTTKIAAQKDSRRGLAVNEYLVVQGTRDIWAVGDCAVAGYAPTAQVASQEGTFLGKLFNNMAKTENHEARIQELSSKLNIESGNSAEADQEIELLERQLKKIRDVKPFKYSHQGSLAYIGSEKAVADVSWWNGNLATGGSLTYLFWRSAYLSMCFSTRNRVLVIVDWLKSKAFGRDVSRE from the exons ATGGCTTCACAACAGTCAATGAGAGCCCTCGCCAGGGCTGGCCCAATCGGCCCCAATGGCGTCGCATCACGAGCCTTTTCCACGGCTAccaaggccatgatgatgcgATCTGCCGCCCGGCCCTCTGTCGCCATGAAGCTGGCCAACTCGGGTCGCATCGCCTTCCGCAGAGCCTACGCCGACGAAGcccccaagcccaagccggGCAAGCTGCGTAAGACGTTCAGATGGGCCTGGAGACTGACCTATCTGTCTGCCATTGGCCTCGTTGGATTCACTGCCTACAACATCTACGACGATCGCCACCCCGACGAGCAGTACGAGCCTGAtcccaacaagaagacgctgGTCATTCTGG GCACTGGCTGGGGATCTGTTGCtctcctcaagaagctcgacaCCGAAAACTACAACGTCGTCGTTGTCTCTCCCCGCAATTACTTCCTCTTCACCCCCCTGCTGCCCTCATGTACCACCGGCACCATCGAGCACCGCTCCATCATGGAGCCTGTCCGCGCCATTCTCCGTGGCAAGAAGGCAGCCGCCAAGTTCTACGAAGCCGAGGCCACCTCCATTGACCCTGATCGCAAGGTTGTGCGCATTGCCGATAACTCTGAGATCAAGGGCGCCACCTCCGAGACGGAGATCCCCTACGACATGCTTGTCGTAGGCGTCGGCGCCGAGAACGCAACCTTTGGCATCCCCGGCGTCAGGGAGCACAGCTGCTTcctcaaggagattggcgATGCCCAGCAGATCCGCAAGAAGATCATGGACTGCGTTGAGACTGCCGCCTTCAAGGGCCAGACTCCCGAGGAGATTGACCGTCTCATGCACAtggtcgtcgtcggcggTGGCCCCACTGGTGTTGAGTTCGCTGGCGAGCTCCAGGACTTTTTCGAGGAGGacatcaagaagctggtcCCCGACATCAGCCCTCGCTTCAAGGTGACCCTGATTGAGGCCCTGCCCAACGTTCTCCCCATGTTCTCCAAGACTCTCATCGACTACACCGAAAACACCCTCcgcgaggagaagattgacatcaagaccaagaccatGGTCAAGAGAGTCACCGACAAGGCTGTCGAGGCCGAGGTGTCCCGCCCTGACGGTACCAAGGAACGTGTCGAGATCCCCTACGGCCTGCTTGTCTGGGCCACCGGAAACGCCGTCCGccccatcatcaaggacctTACCACCAAGATTGCTGCGCAGAAGGACTCCCGCCGTGGTCTTGCCGTGAACGAGTACCTCGTTGTCCAGGGAACCCGTGACATCTGGGCCGTTGGTGACTGTGCCGTTGCTGGCTACGCCCCTACTGCCCAGGTCGCCTCGCAGGAGGGAACCTTCCTTGGAAAGCTGTTCAACAACATGGCCAAGACTGAGAACCACGAGGCCCGTATCCAGGAGCTGAGCAGCAAGCTGAACATTGAGAGCGGCAACTCTGCCGAGGCTGATCAGGAGATTGAGCTTCTGGAGAGACAGCTCAAGAAGATTCGCGATGTCAAGCCCTTCAAGTACAGCCACCAGGGAAGCTTGGCCTACATTGGCAGCGAGAAGGCCGTTGCCGACGTCAGCTGGTGGAACGGCAACCTGGCCACCGGTGGTAGCCTGACCTATCTCTTCTGGAGAAGTGCCTATCTCTCCATGTGCTTCAGCA CACGCAACCGTGTTCTGGTCATCGTGGACTGGCTCAAGTCCAAGGCTTTCGGCCGTGACGTCTCCCGAGAGTAG
- a CDS encoding DEAD/DEAH box helicase domain-containing protein, whose translation MSGYGGGRSNGGGYGGGGGGYGRDRGDRGDRGGDRNGFGGGGYGGGRGGFGNGHGGGYGGGGGGGYGGGYGGGGGDRMGHLGAGLQKQDWDLSTLPKFEKDFYKEAPDVSSRSSAEVDEFRRKHQMTIAGREVPKPVETFDEAGFPRYVMDEVKAQGFPAPTAIQSQGWPMALSGRDVVGIAETGSGKTLTYCLPAIVHINAQPLLAPGDGPIVLILAPTRELAVQIQQEISKFGRSSRIRNTCVYGGVPKGPQIRDLSRGVEVCIATPGRLIDMLEAGKTNLRRVTYLVLDEADRMLDMGFEPQIRKIIEQIRPDRQTLMWSATWPKEVRALAADFLQDFIQVNIGSMELAANHRITQIVEVVTEMEKRDRMIKHLEKVMENKENKILIFVGTKRIADDITRFLRQDGWPALSIHGDKQQNERDWVLDQFKTGKSPIMVATDVASRGIDVRNITHVLNYDYPNNSEDYIHRIGRTGRAGQHGTAITLFTTDNQKQARDLVNVLQEAKQQIDPRLAEMVRYGGGGGGRGYGGYRGRGGGRANSNNLPLGNRRW comes from the exons ATGTCTGGCTACGGCGGCGGTCGatccaacggcggcggctacggaggcggcggtggtggttaCGGTCGTGATCGTGGTGATCGCGGTGATCGTGGCGGCGACCGCAACGGCTTCGGAGGCGGTGGCTACGGCGGAGG TCGTGGCGGATTCGGTAACGGCCATGGCGGTGGCtacggcggtggtggtggtggtggttatGGAGGCGGTtatggaggcggcggcggtgacCGAATGGGCCACCTCGGCGCTGGCCTGCAGAAGCAAGATTGGG ATCTCTCCACCCTTCCCAAGTTCGAAAAGGACTTTTACAAGGAGGCTCCTGATGTCAGCTCCCGCTCCTCTGCCGAAGTCGACGAGTTCCGTCGCAAACATCAGATGACCATCGCTGGTCGTGAGGTCCCCAAGCCCGTCGAGACTTTCGACGAGGCCGGTTTCCCTCGCTACGTCATGGACGAAGTCAAGGCCCAGGGCTTCCCTGCCCCTACCGCCATTCAATCCCAAGGATGGCCCATGGCTCTCTCTGGACGTGACGTCGTCGGTATTGCCGAGACGGGTTCCGGAAAGACTCTTACCTACTGTCTTCCCGCCATCGTTCACATCAACGCACAGCCCCTGCTCGCCCCTGGTGACGGCCCCATCGTCCTGATCCTTGCCCCCACTCGTGAGCTTGCCGTCCAGATCCAGCAGGAAATCTCAAAGTTTGGCCGCTCATCGCGCATCCGCAACACCTGTGTCTACGGTGGTGTCCCCAAGGGCCCTCAGATCCGTGACCTCTCCCGAGGTGTCGAGGTCTGCATTGCCACCCCCGGTCGTCTCATCGACATGCTCGAGGCCGGCAAGACCAACCTGCGCCGTGTGACTTACTTGGTCCTCGACGAGGCTGATCGCATGCTGGACATGGGTTTCGAGCCCCAGATTCGCAAGATTATCGAGCAGATTCGACCTGACCGACAGACTCTCATGTGGTCCGCCACCTGGCCCAAGGAGGTCCGCGCCCTTGCCGCCGACTTTTTGCAAGACTTTATCCAGGTCAACATTGGATCCATGGAGCTGGCTGCCAACCACAGAATTACCCAGATTGTGGAGGTTGTCACCGAAATGGAGAAGCGCGACCGCATGATCAAGCACCTCGAGAAGGTCatggagaacaaggagaacaagATCCTCATCTTTGTTGGCACCAAGCGTATCGCCGACGACATTACTCGATTCCTCCGCCAGGACGGCTGGCCCGCTCTCT CAATCCACGgagacaagcagcaaaacgAGCGAGACTGGGTCCTCGACCAGTTCAAGACCGGAAAGAGCCCTATCATGGTTGCTACCGACGTGGCGTCTCGTGGTATCG ATGTTCGCAACATCACCCATGTGTTGAACTACGATTACCCTAACAACTCGGAGGACTACATCCACCGTATTGGTCGTACCGGCCGTGCTGGCCAGCACGGAACTGCCATTACGCTCTTTACCACTGACA ACCAGAAGCAGGCCCGTGATCTTGTCAATGTCCTCcaggaggccaagcagcagaTCGACCCTCGCCTTGCTGAGATGGTTCGCTacggtggcggcggcggtggtcGCGGCTACGGTGGTTAccgtggccgtggcggcGGCAGAG CCAACTCCAACAACCTTCCACTCGGCAACCGACGATGGtaa